A region of Bradyrhizobium sp. SZCCHNS1050 DNA encodes the following proteins:
- the pheS gene encoding phenylalanine--tRNA ligase subunit alpha has product MSDLATLETSILDQIAAAGDEAALEAVRVSALGKKGSISALLATLGKMSPDERKTQGAAINLAKDKVTQALTARRDVLKAAALDARLAAETIDVTLPLQDSPAETGRIHPLSQVMDELTTIFADMGFSIAEGPDVETDDYNFTKLNFPEGHPAREMHDTFFFNPKPDGSRMLLRTHTSPVQVRTMLSQKPPIRVICPGRTYRIDSDATHTPQFHQVEGLVIDKGSHLGHLKWILHEFCKAFFEVDHINMKFRPSFFPFTEPSLEVDIQCRRDKGEIRFGEGEDWLEILGCGMVHPNVLRACGIDPDEYQGFAWGMGIDRIAMLKYGMSDLRQLFEGDVRWLSHYGFKPLEVPTLAGGLSS; this is encoded by the coding sequence GTGTCCGACCTCGCTACGCTCGAAACCTCGATCCTCGACCAGATCGCCGCCGCCGGCGATGAGGCCGCTCTGGAAGCCGTCCGCGTCTCGGCGCTCGGCAAGAAGGGCTCGATCTCGGCGCTGCTAGCGACGCTCGGCAAGATGTCGCCGGACGAGCGCAAGACGCAAGGAGCGGCGATCAACCTCGCCAAGGACAAGGTCACGCAGGCGCTGACCGCGCGCCGCGACGTGCTCAAGGCCGCGGCGCTCGACGCGAGGCTCGCGGCCGAGACCATCGACGTCACGCTGCCGCTGCAGGATTCGCCGGCCGAGACCGGCCGCATCCATCCGCTCAGCCAGGTGATGGACGAGCTGACCACGATCTTCGCCGACATGGGCTTCTCGATCGCGGAAGGCCCGGATGTCGAGACCGACGACTACAACTTCACCAAGCTGAACTTCCCGGAAGGACATCCGGCGCGGGAGATGCACGACACGTTCTTCTTCAATCCGAAGCCGGACGGCTCGCGCATGCTGCTGCGAACCCACACCTCGCCGGTACAGGTGCGGACGATGCTGAGCCAGAAGCCGCCGATCCGCGTGATCTGCCCGGGCCGCACCTACCGCATCGATTCGGACGCGACCCACACGCCGCAATTCCACCAGGTCGAGGGCCTCGTCATCGACAAGGGCTCGCATCTCGGTCACCTCAAATGGATCCTGCACGAGTTCTGCAAGGCGTTCTTCGAGGTCGACCACATCAACATGAAATTCCGGCCGTCGTTCTTCCCGTTCACCGAGCCGTCGCTCGAGGTCGACATCCAGTGCCGCCGCGACAAGGGCGAGATCCGCTTCGGCGAGGGCGAGGACTGGCTGGAGATTCTCGGCTGCGGCATGGTGCATCCGAACGTGCTGCGCGCCTGCGGCATCGATCCCGACGAATACCAGGGCTTTGCCTGGGGCATGGGCATCGACCGCATCGCGATGCTGAAATACGGCATGAGCGACCTGCGCCAGCTGTTCGAGGGCGATGTCCGCTGGCTGTCGCATTACGGCTTCAAGCCGTTGGAGGTCCCGACCTTGGCCGGAGGGCTGAGTTCGTGA
- the rplT gene encoding 50S ribosomal protein L20 — MSRVKRGVTAHAKHKKVFKAAKGYYGRRKNTIRTAKQAVEKAGQYAFRDRKRKKRTFRALWIQRLNAAVRPFELTYSRFIDGLSKSGITVDRKVLSDLAINEPAAFQAIVEKAKAALAA; from the coding sequence ATGTCTCGCGTCAAACGCGGTGTGACCGCCCACGCCAAGCACAAGAAAGTCTTCAAGGCCGCCAAGGGCTATTACGGCCGCCGCAAGAACACGATCCGCACCGCCAAGCAGGCCGTCGAGAAGGCCGGCCAGTATGCGTTCCGCGATCGCAAGCGCAAGAAGCGCACCTTCCGCGCGCTCTGGATCCAGCGCCTGAACGCCGCCGTGCGTCCCTTCGAGCTCACCTACAGCCGATTTATCGACGGCCTGTCGAAGTCCGGCATCACCGTCGACCGCAAGGTGCTGTCGGATCTCGCGATCAACGAGCCCGCCGCGTTCCAGGCGATCGTTGAGAAGGCCAAGGCGGCGCTCGCCGCCTGA
- a CDS encoding alpha/beta hydrolase: MNPAAENADPPVFVTVGAGESSRRIAVRARPGRPPGLFWLGGFNSDMKGTKALALDAWAAERGRACVRFDYSGHGESGGRFVDGTISRWLEESVAVFRQFCRGPQVVIGSSMGGWMALLLARELLKEPAEATLAGLVLIAPAPDFTEELMWKGFAPAVRTEIETNGVWMRPSEYGEPYPITRALIEDGRNHLLLGGAIKVGCPVRILQGAQDRDVPWQHAFALTHRLPAEDVVLTMIQDGDHRLSRPQDITRMLAAVGEMG, translated from the coding sequence ATGAACCCTGCTGCAGAAAATGCCGATCCGCCCGTCTTCGTCACCGTCGGCGCGGGCGAATCGTCGCGCCGGATCGCGGTGCGGGCGCGGCCAGGCCGTCCGCCCGGGCTGTTCTGGCTCGGTGGCTTCAATTCCGACATGAAAGGCACCAAGGCCCTGGCCCTCGACGCCTGGGCCGCCGAGCGCGGCCGCGCCTGCGTTCGCTTCGACTATTCCGGGCACGGCGAATCCGGCGGACGCTTCGTCGACGGCACCATCAGCCGCTGGCTCGAGGAGAGCGTCGCGGTGTTCCGGCAATTCTGCCGCGGACCTCAGGTCGTGATCGGTTCCTCGATGGGCGGCTGGATGGCGCTGCTGCTGGCGCGCGAGCTGCTCAAGGAGCCGGCCGAAGCAACGCTGGCGGGCCTGGTCCTGATCGCCCCGGCGCCCGATTTCACCGAGGAGCTGATGTGGAAGGGCTTTGCACCGGCGGTCCGGACCGAGATCGAGACTAACGGCGTCTGGATGCGTCCGTCGGAGTATGGCGAGCCCTATCCCATCACCAGGGCGCTGATCGAGGACGGGCGCAATCATCTCCTGCTCGGCGGTGCCATCAAGGTCGGCTGCCCGGTGCGCATCCTGCAGGGCGCGCAGGACCGAGACGTCCCCTGGCAGCATGCGTTCGCACTGACCCACCGCCTGCCGGCCGAAGACGTGGTGCTGACCATGATCCAGGACGGGGACCACCGGCTGTCGCGTCCTCAGGACATCACGCGCATGCTGGCCGCCGTCGGCGAGATGGGCTGA
- the pheT gene encoding phenylalanine--tRNA ligase subunit beta codes for MKFTLSWLKDHLDTDESVETLANKLTMIGLEVEHLEDKAKLLAPYKIARVVSAEQHPNADRLRVCMVDTGDGGAPVQVVCGAPNARAGLVSVFSPPGTYIPGKNITLSVGTIRGVESRGMLCSAAELQISDDHDGIMELPADAPIGTPYAEWAGLGDPQFEINLTPNRQDCTGVHGIARDLAAADMGKLKDPGIKPIRGEFPCPVKVKVEDEKLCPGFALRLVRGVKNGPSPKWLQQRLTSIGLRPINALVDITNYMTFDRARPLHVFDAKKVKGNLVVRRARDGESLLALDGRTYTLDNAMCVIADDAGVESLAGIMGGEASGCDEGTTDVLIESALWNEINIAQTGRKLGINSDARYRFERGVDPAFMVPGLEMATKLVLDLCGGTPSETVVVGNPFGDDRIVDFPLTEVKRLTGIEVPLTEMRRILTHLGFVVAGNGPVVKVAVPSWRSDVHGKADIVEEVVRIVGVDKVPMTPFERGDAPRKPVLTPLQLRTRRAKRALAARGMVEAVTWSFISKPAAELFGGGKAELALANPIASDLSDMRPSLLPGLTATVQANADRGFGDAAIFEVGQVFKGDGPTDQFVAASGIRRGIAPAKGLGRHWTGSQPASAYDAKADALAVLAAAGAPMASLQIVAGGPAWMHPGRSGTIQMGPQNVLGHFGELHPRTLEALKADGPLVAFEVILDRIPAAKAKPTRAKPVLELSAFQPVSRDFAFIVDRKVKAGDIVRAAQGVDKKLITDVTVFDVYEGKGIEDGKKSIAIAVTLQPRDKTMTDEEIDAVAAKITADVGKKTGGTLRG; via the coding sequence ATGAAATTCACGCTGTCCTGGCTGAAGGACCATCTCGACACCGACGAGTCGGTCGAGACGCTCGCCAACAAGCTCACGATGATCGGCCTCGAGGTCGAGCATCTCGAGGACAAGGCGAAGCTGCTCGCGCCGTATAAAATCGCGCGCGTCGTCTCCGCCGAGCAGCATCCGAATGCGGATCGGCTGCGCGTCTGCATGGTCGACACCGGCGACGGTGGCGCGCCGGTGCAGGTGGTGTGCGGCGCGCCGAATGCGCGCGCGGGACTGGTGTCGGTGTTCTCGCCGCCGGGCACCTACATCCCCGGCAAGAACATCACGCTGTCGGTCGGCACGATCCGCGGCGTCGAGAGCCGCGGCATGCTGTGCTCGGCGGCCGAGCTGCAGATCTCCGACGATCACGACGGCATCATGGAGCTGCCGGCGGATGCGCCGATCGGCACCCCCTACGCCGAATGGGCCGGGCTCGGCGATCCCCAATTCGAGATCAACCTGACGCCGAACCGCCAGGACTGCACCGGCGTGCACGGCATCGCCCGCGACCTCGCCGCCGCCGACATGGGCAAGCTGAAAGATCCCGGCATCAAGCCGATCAGGGGCGAATTCCCTTGCCCCGTGAAGGTCAAGGTCGAAGACGAGAAGCTATGTCCCGGTTTCGCGCTGCGACTCGTGCGCGGCGTCAAGAACGGACCATCGCCGAAATGGCTGCAGCAGCGCCTGACCTCGATCGGACTGCGTCCGATCAACGCGCTGGTCGACATCACCAACTACATGACCTTCGACCGCGCCCGCCCGCTGCACGTGTTCGACGCCAAGAAGGTCAAGGGCAATCTGGTCGTCCGCCGCGCGCGCGATGGCGAAAGCTTGCTGGCGCTGGATGGCCGCACCTACACGCTCGACAATGCGATGTGCGTCATCGCCGATGACGCCGGCGTCGAATCGCTCGCCGGCATCATGGGCGGCGAGGCTTCGGGCTGCGATGAAGGCACCACCGACGTGCTGATCGAATCGGCGCTGTGGAACGAGATCAACATCGCTCAGACCGGCCGCAAGCTCGGGATCAATTCCGACGCGCGCTACCGCTTCGAGCGCGGCGTCGATCCGGCCTTCATGGTGCCGGGCCTGGAGATGGCGACCAAGCTCGTGCTCGACCTGTGCGGCGGCACGCCATCGGAGACTGTCGTCGTCGGCAACCCGTTCGGCGATGACCGCATCGTCGACTTCCCGTTGACCGAGGTGAAGCGGCTGACGGGCATCGAGGTGCCGCTGACCGAGATGCGGCGGATCCTGACGCATCTCGGCTTCGTGGTCGCCGGCAACGGCCCCGTCGTGAAGGTCGCGGTGCCGTCCTGGCGCAGCGACGTGCACGGCAAGGCCGATATCGTCGAGGAAGTCGTGCGCATCGTCGGCGTCGACAAGGTGCCGATGACGCCGTTCGAGCGCGGCGACGCCCCGCGCAAGCCGGTGCTGACGCCGCTGCAATTGCGCACGCGGCGCGCCAAGCGCGCGCTGGCCGCGCGCGGCATGGTCGAAGCCGTGACGTGGTCATTCATCTCCAAGCCGGCGGCCGAATTGTTCGGCGGCGGCAAGGCCGAGCTCGCTCTCGCCAACCCGATCGCGTCCGATCTCTCGGACATGCGCCCAAGCCTGTTGCCGGGCCTGACCGCGACGGTGCAGGCCAATGCCGATCGCGGCTTCGGCGATGCGGCGATCTTCGAGGTCGGGCAGGTCTTCAAGGGCGATGGCCCGACGGATCAGTTCGTGGCCGCGAGCGGCATCCGCCGCGGCATCGCGCCGGCGAAGGGACTCGGCCGGCACTGGACCGGATCGCAGCCGGCCAGTGCCTACGACGCCAAGGCCGATGCGCTCGCGGTGCTCGCGGCGGCCGGCGCGCCGATGGCGTCGCTGCAGATCGTCGCCGGCGGGCCGGCCTGGATGCATCCGGGGCGCTCCGGCACGATCCAGATGGGCCCGCAGAACGTGCTCGGGCATTTCGGCGAGCTGCATCCGCGCACGCTGGAGGCGCTGAAGGCGGACGGGCCGCTGGTCGCCTTCGAGGTGATCCTGGATCGCATTCCGGCGGCCAAGGCGAAGCCGACCCGCGCCAAGCCGGTGCTGGAGCTCTCGGCATTCCAGCCGGTGTCGCGCGACTTCGCCTTCATCGTCGATCGCAAGGTCAAGGCCGGCGACATCGTCCGCGCCGCGCAGGGCGTCGACAAGAAGCTGATCACCGATGTCACCGTGTTCGACGTCTACGAGGGCAAGGGCATCGAGGACGGCAAGAAGTCGATCGCGATCGCCGTGACCTTGCAGCCACGCGACAAGACCATGACCGACGAGGAGATCGACGCCGTCGCGGCAAAGATCACCGCAGACGTCGGCAAGAAGACCGGCGGCACGTTGCGCGGATGA
- a CDS encoding endonuclease domain-containing protein, giving the protein MDDEKPIWTVSPKLRTNARALRQNSTDAERILWSELRGHRLLGAGFRRQVPIDRYIVDFVCHTARLVIELDGGQHFSTEGEQRDASRSAAIEAKGFHILRFANNDVLANRAGVLETIAAAIAARAPTLTLPRKRGRERD; this is encoded by the coding sequence ATGGACGACGAGAAGCCCATCTGGACAGTCTCGCCGAAGCTTCGAACGAATGCGCGCGCCCTCCGCCAAAACTCGACGGATGCCGAGAGAATATTATGGTCCGAGCTGCGCGGCCATCGCCTGCTCGGCGCGGGCTTTCGCCGTCAGGTCCCGATCGACCGCTACATCGTCGACTTCGTCTGCCACACCGCACGTCTCGTCATCGAGCTCGATGGCGGACAGCACTTCTCAACTGAAGGCGAACAGCGCGACGCTTCACGCTCAGCTGCGATCGAAGCCAAAGGATTTCACATCCTGCGCTTTGCCAATAACGACGTCCTGGCCAATCGCGCCGGCGTTCTTGAAACCATTGCCGCTGCCATTGCGGCGAGAGCCCCCACCCTGACCCTCCCCCGCAAGCGGGGGAGGGAACGGGACTGA
- the infC gene encoding translation initiation factor IF-3, whose translation MRRPNRAPPAAVKDGPRTNDEIRNAQIQLIDAEGTNRGVVETVVAIKMAADAGMDLVEISPNNSPPVCKIMDYGKYKYSAQKKAAEARKKQKVVEIKEIKLRPMIDDHDYDVKMRAMQRFFEEGDKVKITLRYRGREMAHQEIGTKLLDKVKSDVAAFAKVEQDARFEGRQVVMVLAPR comes from the coding sequence ATTCGCCGCCCCAATCGAGCCCCGCCCGCTGCCGTCAAAGACGGGCCGCGTACCAATGATGAGATTCGCAATGCGCAGATCCAGCTGATCGATGCCGAAGGCACCAACCGTGGTGTCGTCGAGACCGTTGTTGCGATCAAGATGGCCGCTGATGCCGGCATGGATCTGGTCGAGATTTCGCCGAACAACTCGCCTCCCGTCTGTAAGATCATGGACTACGGGAAGTACAAATATTCGGCGCAGAAGAAGGCCGCCGAGGCCCGCAAGAAGCAGAAGGTCGTCGAGATCAAGGAGATCAAGCTCCGCCCAATGATCGACGACCACGACTACGACGTGAAGATGCGCGCGATGCAGCGGTTCTTCGAAGAGGGCGACAAGGTCAAGATCACGCTGCGCTATCGCGGCCGCGAAATGGCGCACCAGGAGATCGGCACCAAGCTGCTCGACAAGGTGAAGTCCGACGTGGCGGCGTTCGCCAAGGTCGAGCAGGACGCCAGGTTCGAGGGACGTCAGGTGGTCATGGTTCTGGCGCCGCGCTAA
- a CDS encoding MBL fold metallo-hydrolase, giving the protein MIHRRTMLKLALGAAGAIAAPAAFAQGTKTGTRMVFLGTKGGPRVGVGASNPANLVVVNGTPFVIDCGTGVSRQLVNAGVPIPSVKYILISHHHSDHNLEYGNLFYNAWAAGLSTPIQSFGPKGLEAMTRSFWETNKFDVDTRIADEGRPDPRPLLVAKDIDADGVVLKTADVTVTAFRTPHPPITDNFAYKFETPDGTIVFSSDTAYNPKLAEFAKGADVLVHECLYVPAVDRLVAKTKNGSTLKKHLLDSHTTTEDVGRIAAAAGVKVLVLSHFVPGDDPEVTDEDWTRDVKKNYTGRIVVAKDLMELKLPV; this is encoded by the coding sequence GTGATCCATCGGCGAACAATGCTCAAGCTTGCGCTGGGAGCGGCCGGCGCCATCGCGGCGCCCGCGGCGTTCGCGCAAGGCACGAAGACCGGCACGCGGATGGTCTTCCTCGGCACCAAGGGCGGCCCGCGCGTCGGCGTCGGCGCTTCGAATCCGGCCAATCTCGTCGTCGTCAACGGCACGCCGTTCGTGATCGATTGCGGCACGGGCGTCAGCCGTCAGCTCGTCAATGCGGGCGTTCCGATCCCTTCGGTCAAGTACATCCTGATCAGCCATCACCATTCCGATCACAATCTCGAATACGGCAATCTGTTCTACAACGCCTGGGCCGCAGGATTGTCGACGCCGATCCAGTCGTTCGGACCGAAGGGCCTGGAGGCGATGACCAGGAGCTTCTGGGAAACCAACAAGTTCGACGTCGACACCCGCATCGCGGACGAAGGCCGGCCAGATCCGCGGCCACTCCTGGTCGCGAAGGATATCGACGCGGACGGCGTCGTGCTGAAGACGGCGGACGTGACGGTGACCGCGTTCCGCACGCCACATCCGCCGATCACCGACAACTTCGCGTACAAGTTCGAGACGCCCGACGGCACGATCGTGTTCTCGAGCGACACGGCCTATAACCCGAAGCTTGCAGAGTTTGCCAAGGGCGCCGACGTGCTCGTGCATGAATGCCTCTATGTGCCCGCGGTGGATCGGCTGGTCGCCAAGACGAAGAACGGCTCGACGCTGAAGAAGCACCTGCTCGACAGTCACACGACCACGGAAGACGTCGGACGCATCGCCGCGGCTGCAGGCGTGAAGGTGCTGGTGCTCAGCCACTTCGTGCCCGGTGATGATCCCGAAGTGACGGACGAGGACTGGACGCGGGACGTGAAGAAGAACTACACGGGCCGCATCGTGGTCGCGAAAGACCTGATGGAATTGAAGCTGCCGGTGTAG
- the rpmI gene encoding 50S ribosomal protein L35, whose product MPKLKTKSGAKKRFKVTATGKVMHAQRGKRHGMIKRTKKQIRQLRGTRVLFKTDGDNVKKYFLPNA is encoded by the coding sequence ATGCCCAAGCTGAAGACCAAATCCGGCGCCAAAAAGCGCTTCAAGGTGACTGCCACCGGCAAAGTGATGCACGCCCAGCGCGGCAAGCGCCACGGCATGATCAAGCGGACGAAGAAGCAGATCCGGCAGCTGCGCGGCACCCGCGTGCTGTTCAAGACCGACGGCGACAACGTCAAGAAGTACTTCTTGCCGAACGCCTGA
- a CDS encoding sulfite exporter TauE/SafE family protein, translated as MSLSGLIPADLSLFATIALAIVAFIAATARGFSGFGAALIFMPLASSFATPRLVAPLLLVIDFVSMAPMVAPAWREADRKATAVIVAGALVGVPVGTYFLSRLDPVTVRWIITGFVIALLALLLSGWRYRGREYTALSVAVGCISGFCSGLAQTGGPPIVGYWLGRPIPPKIARANIVLFFGASDFFAMVSYAMSGLITWDSLKLSLLIGPVYALGVAFGASLFGRASEQVFRAICYALIAIAVIAGLPALDGVLGRG; from the coding sequence ATGAGCCTCTCCGGGCTCATCCCTGCCGATCTCAGCCTGTTCGCGACGATCGCGCTGGCGATCGTCGCCTTCATTGCCGCAACGGCGCGCGGCTTCTCCGGCTTCGGCGCGGCGCTGATCTTCATGCCGCTGGCGAGCAGTTTTGCGACGCCCCGTCTCGTTGCGCCGCTGCTGCTGGTGATCGATTTCGTCTCGATGGCCCCGATGGTGGCGCCGGCCTGGCGGGAGGCCGACCGCAAGGCCACCGCGGTGATCGTCGCGGGTGCGTTGGTCGGCGTGCCCGTGGGCACCTATTTCCTCAGCCGGCTGGACCCGGTCACCGTCCGCTGGATCATCACCGGTTTCGTAATCGCGCTGCTTGCGCTGCTGCTGTCCGGCTGGCGCTATCGCGGCAGGGAGTACACCGCGCTGTCGGTCGCTGTCGGCTGCATCTCCGGATTCTGCAGCGGACTGGCGCAGACCGGGGGCCCGCCGATCGTCGGCTATTGGCTGGGACGCCCGATCCCGCCAAAGATCGCACGGGCGAACATCGTGCTGTTTTTCGGCGCATCGGACTTCTTCGCGATGGTGAGCTACGCAATGAGCGGGCTGATCACCTGGGATTCGCTGAAGCTTTCGCTGCTGATCGGGCCGGTCTACGCGCTCGGCGTCGCGTTCGGCGCGTCGCTGTTCGGCCGCGCCAGCGAGCAGGTGTTCCGCGCCATCTGCTATGCGCTGATCGCAATCGCCGTGATCGCCGGCCTGCCGGCCCTCGACGGCGTGCTCGGGCGGGGTTAG